A single genomic interval of Spinacia oleracea cultivar Varoflay chromosome 6, BTI_SOV_V1, whole genome shotgun sequence harbors:
- the LOC130463497 gene encoding uncharacterized protein, translating to MSIVHSTWPVILINYNLPPWLLSKSEFLMLALLIPGPLSPDNDIDIYLQPLIKDLKDLWEFGLETYDASTNKRFDMHAALMSTVSDFPAYAMLSGWSTKGRKACPCCHYDTQSRWLDYSRKFSYRETRIFLDPAHPWRHDKRNFNGEIEERTAPLRLKGTEIEELLRDFPNEFGKKLKKKPDEEVLWRKLPILFNLPYWKHCTNRHNLDVMHIEKNIFDNIIGTLLDIPLKTKDHVSARRDLKVLKIMPELQPIGEGDDEEIPRSRFWLTLEKKRIWNKAINPRVLDNLHNEIVESLCQLETIFPPSFFNVMVHLPVHLVEEIRLGGPVCSRCMYSIERYLHELKDDVQNKAYPEGSMAEAYWAKECLRFCDRYINQSNTPSNIVKPSISQPFFPNIGRPTRGKGRTTKKNQDGFMIDHATWVQAHQYVLFNSSCEEIEEYISDHMTSTSSHRKRTWNSAQNHRKKFMDWFKEKVTYRLEQGDVVSDHVKWLSKGPSFVAKRYTGYSVNGYHFHTMKRDANSVSQTMELL from the exons ATGAGCATTGTACATAGTACTTGGCCAGTCATCTTGATTAATTACAACTTGCCTCCATGGTTGCTCTCCAAGTCTGAGTTTTTAATGTTAGCATTACTTATTCCCGGCCCTTTATCCCCCGACAATGATATTGACATCTATCTACAACCACTAATCAAAGATCTAAAAGATTTGTGGGAGTTTGGGTTGGAAACATATGATGCTTCGACAAATAAAAGGTTCGACATGCATGCAGCTTTGATGTCTACTGTTTCAGATTTTCCGGCTTATGCAATGCTGTCTGGTTGGAGCACTAAAGGTAGAAAAGCATGTCCTTGCTGCCATTATGACACACAATCACGATGGTTGGACTATAGCCGTAAATTTTCCTACCGGGAAACTCGTATATTTCTAGATCCAGCCCACCCTTGGCGCCATGATAAGAGAAATTTCAACGGTGAAATCGAGGAGAGAACTGCACCTCTTCGATTGAAAGGAACTGAAATTGAGGAGCTACTTCGAGACTTTCCAAATGAATTTGGAAAGAAGCTAAAGAAAAAGCCAGATGAAGAAGTTCTGTGGAGGAAGTTGCCAATACTTTTTAACTTGCCTTATTGGAAGCATTGCACTAACCGCCATAATCTTGATGTTATGCATATAGAAAAGAATATATTTGATAACATCATCGGAACATTGTTAGACATTCCTTTGAAGACCAAGGATCATGTGAGTGCTCGTCGAGATTTGAAAGTTCTTAAAATTATGCCGGAGCTTCAACCTATTGGAGAAGGCGATGATGAAGAAATTCCGAGATCGCGATTCTGGTTGACATTAGAAAAGAAGC GCATATGGAATAAAGCTATTAACCCTCGAGTTCTTGATAATCTCCATAATGAGATAGTTGAATCTCTTTGTCAACTGGAAACAATTTTCCCTCCTTCATTTTTTAATGTGATGGTCCATTTACCTGTTCATTTGGTGGAAGAAATTAGGTTGGGTGGTCCAGTTTGTAGCAGGTGCATGTACTCAATTGAGAGGTATCTCCATGAGTTAAAGGATGATGTTCAAAACAAAGCTTACCCCGAGGGTTCAATGGCAGAAGCATATTGGGCCAAAGAATGTCTTAGATTTTGTGATAGATACATAAATCAATCAAACACTCCTTCAAATATTGTGAAGCCTAGTATCTCCCAACCATTCTTTCCTAATATTGGTCGACCTACTAGGGGAAAGGGAAGGACCACAAAGAAGAACCAAGATGGGTTTATGATTGATCATGCTACTTGGGTTCAAGCGCATCAATATGTCTTATTCAATTCAAGTtgtgaggaaattgaggaataCATCAG TGATCACATGACATCTACAAGTTCTCACCGGAAAAGAACATGGAATAGTGCTCAAAATCATAGGAAGAAATTCATGGATTGGTTTAAGGAGAAAGTTACTTATAGGCTTGAACAGGGTGATGTAGTATCTGACCATGTTAAATGGTTATCAAAAGGGCCTTCGTTTGTCGCAAAAAGGTACACCGGGTACTCTGTTAATGGCTATCACTTCCACACCATGAAGCGCGATGCAAATTCTGTATCTCAAACCATGGAGTTACTTTAA